One genomic region from Kwoniella dejecticola CBS 10117 chromosome 1, complete sequence encodes:
- a CDS encoding S-formylglutathione hydrolase: MVSLEKVSSNRVSTGYLTKYKFPSSSLGGLSTQFNIFVPASASESQDASVPVLFYLAGLTCNEDTGAQKGGLLNTAGTEGIAVVFPDTSPRGAGVEGEDDDWQLGTGAGFYLNATAEKWKKHYNMYDLVVKELPEVLKEAKLGLDFSRWSITGHSMGGHGALSIYLKNQGLFKSASAFAPACNPSKTPWGINAFTNYLEYRTRSSPPSEWLPYDSAHLLQNYQGDVNILIDVGKEDDFLKKGQLEPETISSQNKKGVEVRLQDGFDHSYYFISTFAPEHVAFHAKHLKA; encoded by the exons ATGGTATCGCTAGAGAAAGTCTCATCCAACAGAGTCTCGACGGGCTATCTGACCAAATACAAGTTCCCCTCCTCGTCCCTCGGCGGACTCTCCACTcaattcaacatcttcgtACCCGCTTCAGCATCAGAAAGCCAAGATGCTTCTGTGCCAGTATTGTTCTACCTGGCTGGTTTGACGTGTAACGAAGATACCGGTGCGCAGAAAGGTGGATTGCTCAATACTGCTGGGACAGAGGGCATCGCGGTGGTATTCCCTGACACGTCACCGAGAGGAGCTGGGGTAGAGGGTGAGGACGATGATTGGCAGCTTGGGACTG GCGCTGGATTCTACCTCAATGCGACTGCCgagaaatggaagaagcaTTATAACATGTATGACCTGGTAGTGAAGGAGCTTCCAGAGGTCTTGAAGGAAGCTAAGCTTGGTCTG GACTTCTCTAGATGGTCGATCACAGGTCATTCCATGGGAG GTCACGGTGCTTTATCGATCTACCTGAAGAACCAAGGGTTGTTTAAATCCGCTTCAGCTTTCGCTCCCGCATG CAACCCGTCAAAGACACCATGGGGTATCAACGCATTCACCAATTACCTAGAATACAGAACCAGGTCTTCCCCACCGTCAGAATGGCTTCCATACGATTCGGCCCATCTCCTGCAGAATTACCAAGGGGACGTGAACATCCTGATTGATgtaggaaaggaggatgattTCCTCAAGAAGGGCCAGCTCGAACCGGAAACTATATCGAGCCAGAATAAGAAAGGCGTCGAGGTCAGGTTACAAGATGGGTTCGATCATTCATACTATTTC ATCTCGACCTTCGCTCCTGAACATGTCGCTTTCCACGCAAAACACCTCAAAGCTTAA
- a CDS encoding GTP-binding protein YchF codes for MPPKGKKVEETKRVILGRPSNNLQIGIVGVPNVGKSSFFNTLSQTDLGKAANFPYATIDPEEARIPVPDERFDWLCSLYKPKSEVPAFLTCVDIAGLTAGASTGAGLGNAFLSHVRSVDGIFQVVRAFDDAEVIHVEGDVDPCRDMQIISTELRLKDIEWVEKGLELAKKNARSAGGVSLADKAKKEEVAIVEKILKHLTEDDKDVRKGNWSNKEVDVINGLNLLTAKPITYLVNLSERDFVRKKNKWLPKIKAWIDENNPGDNLIPFSVALEERLVRMSDEEKVAEAETLGLGKNASALGKITTSGYTSLELIRYFTCGPDEVRAWTVRKGIKAPQAAGVIHSDFENKFICGEIMAYADLKEYGTEAGVKAAGKLRQQGKPYEIVDGDICYWKAGQ; via the exons ATGCCTCCCAAGGGTAAGAAAGTCGAGGAGACCAAGAGGGTCATCCTTGGACGACCGAGTAACAATttgcaa ATTGGTATTGTCGGTGTACCAAATGTCGGTAAATCCTCATTCTTCAACACACTATCTCAGACCGATTTAGGTAAAGCTGCCAACTTCCCATACGCCACCAT TGACCCAGAAGAAGCCCGAATCCCAGTACCGGACGAACGATTCGACTGGTTATGTTCCCTCTACAAACCTAAATCCGAGGTACCCGCCTTCTTGACCTGTGTCGATATTGCCGGTCTGACAGCCGGAGCTTCGACTGGTGCTGGTCTCGGAAACGCTTTCTTGTCTCACGTACGATCGGTCGACGGTATCTTCCAAGTGGTCCGTGCGTTCGACGATGCTGAAGTCATCCATGTCGAGGGTGATGTGGACCCTTGCAGAGATATGCAAATCATCTCGACggagttgaggttgaaggatATCGAGtgggtggagaagggttTGGAACTTGCCAAGAAGAATGCTCGAAGTGCCGGTGGTGTCAGTTTGGCTGATAAAGCtaagaaggaggaagtc GCTATCGTTGAGAAGATCTTGAAACACCTCACTGAGGATGACAAGGATGTACGAAAAGGAAACTGGTCTAACAAAGAG GTCGACGTCATCAACGGTTTGAATCTCCTTACCGCCAAGCCGATCACATATCTTGTCAACTTGTCCGAGCGAGACTTtgtgaggaagaagaacaagtggTTACCCAAGATCAAAGCTTGGATAGATGAGAACAACCCCGGAGACAACCTCATTCCATTCTCCGTCGCTCTCGAAGAACGTTTAGTTCGAATGTccgacgaggagaaggtCGCCGAGGCTGAAACTCTTGGTTTGGGCAAAAACGCTTCTGCTTTGGGCAAGATCACTACTTCCGGTTACACGAGTTTGGAACTGATCAGATACTTCACCT GTGGTCCTGATGAAGTCCGAGCATGGACCGTTCGAAAGGGTATTAAGGCTCCTCAAGCAGCTGGTGTCATCCA CTCCGATTTCGAGAACAAATTCATCTGTGGTGAAATCATGGCTTATGCCGATCTCAAAGAATACGGAACAGAAGCTGGTGTCAAGGCTGCTGGTAAACTCAGACAGCAAGGTAAACCGTACGAGATTGTAGATGGGGATATCTGTTACTGGAAGGCTGGTCAATAA
- a CDS encoding mitochondrial 54S ribosomal protein mL44 translates to MSSLARPAFPPSLARRIAIAKRRSLPSRTLHTSSPSLSIAPRPEPSSIPPPTAISALLSRLSLPSNDTSLHSKLVECLTHPSYYAAKAQLTDSEGEVEELEIVNDPSSSSSSHTSSSSTSLNATRTQGDNELLANLGNSLLGLYASEYITQLYPYLPTQAIKNAITAYVGPSSCLSVGRELGVSVQGGGNNGSIPGQGKGSNSSGLPIRWSRTFIDQQNYLENYKGENIPSKGPERPETVPVARRFQKFLNKNKDSDAEIDTDVASQEGPGYKKGMREKFEDVVAATVRSFVGLIYQEQGIHAAREFVHAHFLSRSIDLSELFNFKNPLHMLSSVISSHLSSAGVPISANQGVIEKRLLASTGVNSQSPLFLIGLFLPSGIKLAEGHGSSKAMAEYRAAKNALLSLYLVRSDSSSSSAASALKDGYGNGSGSGNILSDLPSAVYSTNQFLRNGKLAETQGASGSQLEREYKGPNWGGKDVVAESRDKKKRTL, encoded by the exons ATGTCATCCCTCGCCCGACCTgctttccctccttcatTAGCTCGACGAATCGCAATCGCCAAACGACGCTCTCTACCATCCCGAACCCTCCACACCTCCTCGCCGTCCCTTTCTATCGCTCCTCGACCCGAACCTAGCTCTATACCTCCTCCAACAGCGATCTCAGCTCTGCTCTCCAGATTATCATTACCTTCCAACGATACCTCCCTCCATTCGAAACTGGTAGAATGCTTGACCCATCCTTCGTACTATGCCGCCAAGGCCCAATTGACCGACAGTGaaggtgaagttgaagaatTGGAAATCGTCAatgatccttcttcgtcttcgtcttctcacacttcgtcttcatcaacTTCTCTGAACGCAACACGGACCCAGGGCGATAATGAACTACTGGCGAATTTGGGGAACTCGCTATTGGGATTATACGCTTCGGAATACATTACCCAACTGTACCCCTACCTACCCACTCAGGCAATCAAGAACGCCATCACCGCCTATGTTGGACCGTCCAGTTGTCTGAGCGTAGGTAGGGAGTTAGGTGTGTCAGTCCAGGGCGGTGGGAATAACGGGTCTATACCTGGGCAAGGAAAAGGATCGAACTCGAGTGGATTACCGATCCGATGGTCGAGGACTTTTATAGATCAACAGAATTACCTCGAGAATTACAAAGGCGAGAATATCCCTTCGAAAGGACCGGAGAGACCGGAGACTGTCCCTGTGGCTAGGCGCTTCCAGAAATTCttgaacaagaacaaggacaGCGATGCGGAAATAGATACAGATGTCGCATCGCAGGAGGGTCCCGGTTATAAGAAGGGAATGAGAGAGAAGTTCGAAGACGTCGTAGCTGCTACTGTCAGGTCGTTTGTCGGGTTGATCTACCAAgaacag GGCATCCACGCCGCACGTGAATTTGTGCACGCTCATTTCCTATCCCGTTCCATCGACCTATCGGAGCTATTCAACTTCAAAAACCCCTTACACATGCTTTCGTCCGTCATCtcttcccatctctcctcCGCAGGCGTCCCCATCTCAGCAAATCAGGGGGTCATCGAGAAGCGTCTCCTCGCTTCGACAGGTGTGAACTCTCAATCGCCCCTTTTCCTCATTGGCCTGTTCTTGCCCTCCGGCATAAAATTGGCAGAGGGACATGGATCGTCCAAAGCTATGGCTGAATATCGCGCGGCTAAAAACGCGTTGTTGAGTCTGTATCTCGTTAGAtcggattcttcttcgagtTCAGCCGCCAGTGCGTTAAAAGATGGATACGGaaatggaagtggaagtggaaataTCTTATCAGATTTACCAAGTGCTGTATACTCCACAAACCAGTTTTTGCGGAATGGTAAACTCGCAGAAACGCAGGGGGCATCCGGAAGTCAATTAGAGAGGGAGTACAAGGGACCGAATTGGGGTGGGAAGGATGTCGTAGCTGAAAGTagagataagaagaagaggacttTATAA
- a CDS encoding cytidine deaminase, whose translation MSKEAYPLGAPALDDLIRASLKYKDRAYAPYSKFRVGAALLSADGQIFGGCNVENASYGAGICAERTAIVKAISEGQNEFLAVVVSSDVPAPTTSPCGICRQFLREFLSPNVPIYFVSSAYPLKGGIPSWLGEIEIESQEAGQYIKKMTMEELLPNSFGPDNLGIKDPQR comes from the exons ATGTCGAAAGAAGCCTATCCATTGGGTGCGCCAGCGCTGGATGATCTCATTCGAGCTTCTCTGAAAT ATAAAGATAGAGCCTATGCGCCTTACTCCAAattcag AGTCGGCGCCGCTCTACTTTCGGCGGACGGACAGATCTTTGGTGGATGTAATGTCGAGAACGCCTCGTATG GTGCCGGTATATGCGCAGAAAGGACGGCTATCGTCAAAGCCATA AGTGAGGGTCAAAACGAGTTCTTGGCCGTAGTTGTATCCTC CGACGTACCGGCTCCAACAACCTCGCCATGCGGTATATGCCGTCAATTCCTGCGAGAATTCCTCTCGCCCAATGTTCCAATATATTTTGTGTCCTCCGCGTATCCCCTCAAGGGGGGTATACCAAGTTGGCTCggtgagatcgagatcgagagcCAAGAAGCCGGACAGTACATCAAGAAAATGACAATGGAAGAATTATTACCGAATTCCTTCGGACCTGATAATTTAGGTATCAAAGATCCTCAGCGATAG